A region from the Nematostella vectensis chromosome 13, jaNemVect1.1, whole genome shotgun sequence genome encodes:
- the LOC5519475 gene encoding phospholipase A2 group XV, with product MLLKTSILFTLSYLLLASLVSKTYCKPPILLVPGDGGSRLDAKLNKTTAPHYVCKRINDWFHIWLSLEELLPEVIDCWSDNMRLVYDEKHKRMTSPPGVQIRVPDFGKTSSVAYLDPTIDHPGEYFAPLIDALVSIGYTKDKNLRAAPFDFRYAPDSAGEFYAYFQALVEQMFMEGGGEPVLVVSHSLGVPYTKYFLDRIHQEWKDKYLHAWVTIGGAWGGAAKLFRIISSGTNLGFPDFILNPLKMRVGLRTYESTTFLLPSEKFWDVKEPVIFTPKKNYSLSNFEEFLDDLNFPLGKTIKGLVPPVWSDHPPNVTLYCLYGTGVPTPRTFEFKEGQFPDTYPKTNFGDGDGTVNRKSLEGCFQYEKTQKRPVVTRQFPKAEHMAIIGDKRVTDFIKGLVEGLP from the exons ATGCTCCTCAAAACATCCATACTATTCACACTATCTTACCTGCTTTTAGCGAGTTTGGTATCGAAGACCTATTGCAAACCACCCATCTTGTTAG TTCCAGGAGATGGTGGCAGTCGTCTTGATGCCAAATTAAACAAGACAACAGCCCCTCATTATGTTTGCAAGAGAATAAATGACTGGTTCCACATATGGCTCAGCCTGGAGGAGCTGCTCCCTGAGGTTATTGACTGCTGGAGTGATAATATGAG ACTTGTGTATGATGAGAAACATAAGCGGATGACCAGCCCACCGGGAGTACAGATCCGGGTGCCAGATTTTGGCAAGACATCCAGCGTCGCTTATCTGGACCCCACCATAGACCACCCTGGGGAGTACTTTGCACCGCTGATTGACGCATTGGTCTCGATAGGTTACACCAAGGATAAAAACCTGAGAGCTGCTCCTTTTGACTTCAGATATGCACCTG ACTCTGCAGGGGAGTTCTACGCCTACTTTCAAGCACTCGTAGAGCAGATGTTCATGGAAGGGGGTGGAGAACCCGTCCTCGTGGTCTCACACAGCCTTGGCGTGCCTTACACCAAGTATTTCCTAGACAGAATACACCAGGAATGGAAGGACAAGTACCTCCATGCCTGGGTCACCATAGGTGGGGCCTGGGGTGGAGCAGCTAAGCTATTCCGGATCATCTCCTCTGGGACAAATCTTGGTTTTCCTGACTTTATTCTGAACCCGTTGAAAATGAGGGTTGGACTGCGGACGTACGAATCAACTACGTTTCTTTTACCGAGTGAGAAATTCTGGGATGTGAAGGAG CCAGTCATTTTTACACCCAAGAAAAACTACTCCCTTTCCAACTTCGAAGAATTCCTGGACGACCTGAACTTCCCCCTCGGTAAAACCATCAAAGGGCTAGTCCCCCCTGTCTGGTCGGACCACCCGCCGAACGTAACCCTGTACTGCTTGTACGGGACCGGCGTGCCCACCCCTCGGACATTCGAGTTCAAGGAGGGACAATTCCCGGACACGTACCCCAAGACAAACTTCGGTGACGGGGACGGGACGGTTAATAGGAAGAGTCTAGAGGGATGTTTCCAGTATGAGAAGACTCAGAAGCGACCAGTAGTGACGAGACAGTTCCCCAAGGCCGAACACATGGCGATTATTGGGGACAAACGGGTGACGGATTTTATTAAGGGATTGGTAGAGGGGTTGCCTTGA